In Archocentrus centrarchus isolate MPI-CPG fArcCen1 chromosome 22, fArcCen1, whole genome shotgun sequence, one DNA window encodes the following:
- the stx11a gene encoding syntaxin-11a, with protein sequence MRDRLCELQAFTPAEQERRPEESERLTDDHDEPLEQHAIVFEGEDMMDGIYKDAQAMRKEIQLLRLDVKRLGKQNTRFLTSVRRISSIKRDSNALGRDIKARGEAIYKRLEKMGKLSKELEEDHGVTSALARMVRSQYVSLTSAFHSAMSEYNEAEMAQRENCKTRIQRQAEIMGKEVTREQIDEMIETGKWNVFSDNLLLEGRTAKSALNEIENRHKELLELESRIRDIHDLFFQMALLVEEQGCMLDNIEANVCATEDYVAKAAAQIKQAVKYKKNNPCKKLFCCCFPCCN encoded by the coding sequence ATGAGGGACCGACTGTGTGAGCTGCAGGCCTTTACACCTGCAGAGCAGGAGCGCAGGCCTGAGGAAAGTGAAAGACTCACCGATGATCATGACGAGCCTCTGGAGCAGCATGCCATCGTGTTTGAGGGCGAAGACATGATGGATGGCATCTACAAGGACGCTCAAGCAATGAGGAAGGAGATCCAGTTGCTCAGATTGGATGTTAAACGTCTGGGGAAGCAGAACACCAGGTTCCTCACATCAGTCAGGAGGATCAGCAGCATCAAGCGGGACTCCAATGCACTGGGAAGGGATATCAAGGCCAGAGGGGAGGCCATTTATAAAAGGCTGGAGAAGATGGGGAAGCTGAGcaaggagctggaggaggaccATGGGGTTACATCAGCTTTGGCTCGCATGGTGCGCTCACAGTATGTGTCTTTGACCAGCGCCTTCCACAGTGCCATGTCTGAATACAATGAGGCCGAAATGGCCCAAAGGGAGAATTGTAAAACCCGCATCCAGAGGCAAGCAGAGATTATGGGCAAGGAGGTGACCAGGGAGCAGATAGACGAAATGATTGAGACAGGGAAATGGAATGTCTTCTCAGATAATCTCCTGCTGGAAGGGAGGACTGCAAAATCTGCTCTCAACGAGATTGAGAACAGGCACAAGGAGCTGCTGGAGCTGGAGAGCCGCATCAGGGACATTCACGACCTTTTCTTCCAGATGGCGCTTCTGGTGGAGGAGCAGGGCTGCATGCTAGACAACATAGAAGCAAATGTATGCGCAACTGAGGACTACGTAGCTAAAGCTGCAGCACAGATCAAGCAGGCCgtgaaatacaagaaaaacaatcCATGCAAGAagctcttttgttgttgtttcccgTGCTGTAACTGA